From Hippoglossus stenolepis isolate QCI-W04-F060 chromosome 4, HSTE1.2, whole genome shotgun sequence, a single genomic window includes:
- the LOC118106442 gene encoding clathrin heavy chain 1 isoform X6 produces the protein MAQILPIRFQEHLQLQNLGINPANIGFSTLTMESDKFICIREKVGEQAQVVIIDLGDPNNPIRRPISADSAIMNPASKVIALKDAAKTLQIFNIEMKSKMKAHTMTDDVTFWKWISLNTVALVTDNAVYHWSMEGDSQPIKVFDRHSSLAGCQIINYRTDAKQKWLLLIGISAQQNRVVGAMQLYSVDRKVSQPIEGHAAGFAQFKMEGNTEESTLFCFAVRGQAGGKLHIIEVGTPPTGNQPFPKKAVDVFFPPEAQNDFPVAMQISSKQDVVFLITKYGYIHLYDLETGTCIYMNRISGETIFVTAPHEPTAGIIGVNRKGQVLSVCVEEENIIPYITNVLQNPDLALRMAVRNNLAGAEELFARKFNTLFAAGNYSEAAKVAANAPKGILRTPDTIRRFQSVPAQPGQTSPLLQYFGILLDQGQLNKFESLELCRPVLQQGRKQLLEKWLKEDKLECSEELGDLVKSVDPTLALSVYLRANVPNKVIQCFAETGQFQKIVLYAKKVGYTPDWIFLLRNVMRISPEQGLQFSQMLVQDEEPLADITQIVDVFMEYNLIQQCTSFLLDALKNNRPMEGPLQTRLLEMNLVHAPQVADAILGNQMFTHYDRAHVAQLCEKAGLLQRALEHYTDLYDIKRAVVHTHLLNPEWLVNFFGSLSVEDSLECLRAMLSANIRQNLQICVQVASKYHEQLSTQSLTELFESFKSFEGLFYFLGSIVNFSQDPEVHFKYIQAACKTGQIKEVERICRESNCYDPERVKNFLKEAKLTDQLPLIIVCDRFDFVHDLVLYLYRNSLQKYIEIYVQKVNPSRLPVVIGGLLDVDCAEDVIKNLIMVVRGQFSTDELVAEVEKRNRLKLLLPWLEARIHEGCEEPATHNALAKIYIDSNNNPERFLRENPYYDSCVVGKYCEKRDPHLACVAYERGQCDQELIHVCNENSLFKSLSRYLVRRKNPELWASVLLETNNYRRPLIDQVVQTALSETQDPEEVSVTVKAFMTADLPNELIELLEKIVLDNSVFSEHRNLQNLLILTAIKADRTRVMEYINRLDNYDAPDIANIAISNELFEEAFAIFRKFDVNTSAVQVLIEHIGNLDRAYEFAERCNEPPVWSQLAKAQLQKGLVKEAIDSYIKADDPSAYMEVGQAAAQSGNWEDLVKFLQMARKKARESYVETELIFALAKTNRLAELEEFINGPNNAHIQQVGDRCYDDKMYDAAKLLYNNVSNFGRLASTLVHLGEYQAAVDGARKANSTRTWKEVCFACVDGKEFRLAQMCGLHIVVHADELEELINYYQDRGYFEELITMLEAALGLERAHMGMFTELAILYSKFKPQKMREHLELFWSRVNIPKVLRAAEQAHLWAELVFLYDKYEEYDNAIITMMNHPADAWKEGQFKDIVTKVANVELYYKAIHFYLDFKPLLLNDLLIVLSPRLDHTRAVNFFSKVKQLPLVKPYLRSVQNHNNKSVNEALNNLFIIEEDYAALRTSIDAYDNFDNISLAQGLEKHELIEFRRIAAYLFKGNNRWKQSVELCKKDKLYKDAMQYASESKDTELAEELLAWFLNEDKKECFAACLFTCYDLLRPDVVLETAWRHNIMDFSMPYFIQVMREYLSKEWSHPSASEITQRSTNLKPPSP, from the exons ATGGCTCAAATCCTGCCTATCCGCTTCCAGGAGCACCTGCAG CTCCAGAACCTGGGCATCAACCCAGCCAACATTGGATTCAGCACTCTGACCATGGAGTCTGACAAGTTCATCTGCATCAGGGAGAAAGTGGGTGAGCAGGCCCAGGTCGTCATCATAGATCTGGGCGACCCCAACAATCCCATCCGCAGGCCCATCTCTGCAGACAGCGCCATCATGAACCCTGCTAGCAAAGTTATCGCCCTCAAAG ACG CGGCTAAGACCCTGCAGATCTTCAACATTGAGATGAAGAGCAAGATGAAGGCTCACACAATGACAGATGATGTGACCTTCTGGAAATGGATATCCCTCAACACTGTTGCCCTGGTCACAGACAACGCAGTCTACCATTGGAGCATGGAGGGGGACTCTCAGCCAATCAAAGTCTTTGACCGTCACTCTAGCCTGGCTGGCTGCCAGATCATCAACTATCGCACCGACGCAAAACAGAAGTGGCTGCTGCTCATTGGCATTTCAGCACAG CAAAATCGTGTAGTCGGAGCCATGCAGCTATACTCAGTGGACAGGAAGGTGTCTCAGCCCATTGAGGGCCATGCCGCTGGCTTTGCACAGTTCAAGATGGAGGGCAACACTGAAGAGTCAACTCTGTTCTGCTTTGCTGTGCGAGGACAGGCAGGAGGAAAA cTGCATATCATTGAAGTGGGGACTCCACCAACTGGGAACCAGCCATTTCCAAAGAAAGCTGTcgatgttttctttcctccagaaGCTCAGAATGACTTCCCTGTTGCCATGCAG ATCAGCTCAAAGCAAGATGTCGTCTTTCTCATCACCAAATACGGCTACATCCACCTGTACGACCTGGAGACTGGTACTTGCATCTACATGAACAGGATCAGCGGGGAGACCATCTTTGTCACTGCCCCCCATGAGCCCACTGCTGGTATCATAGGAGTCAACAGAAAAGGACAG GTGTTGTCGGTGTGcgtggaggaggaaaacatcATTCCCTACATTACCAATGTGCTCCAGAACCCGGACCTGGCTCTTCGCATGGCTGTCCGCAACAACCTTGCCGGTGCTGAGGAGCTGTTCGCCCGCAAATTCAACACCCTCTTTGCAGCTGGGAATTACTCAGAAGCTGCCAAGGTGGCAGCCAATGCGCCCAAG GGTATCCTGCGAACCCCAGACACTATCCGTCGTTTCCAGAGTGTTCCAGCGCAACCAGGCCAGACATCTCCTCTGCTCCAGTACTTTGGCATCCTGTTGGACCAAGGCCAGCTTAATAAGTTTGAGTCTCTGGAGCTGTGCAGGCCTGTCCTCCAGCAGGGCCGCAAGCAGCTACTAGAGAAATGGCTGAAAGAGGACAAG ctcgAGTGCTCTGAGGAGCTCGGAGACTTGGTGAAGTCTGTCGATCCAACTCTTGCCCTCAGTGTCTACCTCAGAGCCAATGTCCCCAATAAGGTCATTCAATGCTTTGCAGAAACTGGTCAGTTCCAGAAGATTGTCCTCTACGCGAAGAAG GTGGGCTACACTCCAGACTGGATCTTCCTGCTGAGGAACGTAATGCGGATCAGTCCAGAGCAGGGACTTCAGTTCTCCCAGATGCTGGTTCAGGATGAAGAGCCACTTGCTGACATTACACAG ATTGTTGACGTGTTCATGGAGTACAACCTGATCCAGCAGTGCACATCCTTTCTACTAGATGCCCTGAAGAACAACAGACCCATGGAGGGACCACTACAGACACGCCTGCTGGAAATGAATCTGGTCCATGCACCACAG GTTGCAGACGCAATCCTGGGCAATCAGATGTTCACCCACTACGATCGTGCACATGTGGCACAGCTGTGTGAGAAGGCCGGTctcctgcagagggcgctggAGCATTATACTGACCTGTATGACATAAAGCGTGCTGTGgtgcacacacaccttctcaaCCCAGAG tggtTGGTGAATTTCTTTGGCTCCTTGTCAGTGGAGGACTCTCTGGAGTGCCTTAGGGCCATGCTGTCCGCAAACATCCGCCAGAACCTGCAGATCTGTGTGCAAGTGGCCTCCAAGTACCACGAGCAGCTCAGTACTCAGTCCCTCACTGAACTGTTTGAGTCATTCAAGAGCTTTGAGG GTTTGTTCTACTTCTTGGGTTCCATTGTGAACTTCAGCCAGGATCCAGAGGTCCACTTCAAATACATCCAGGCTGCTTGTAAGACAGGCCAGATTAAAGAAGTGGAGAGAATCTGCAGAGAGAGTAACTGCTATGATCCTGAACGTGTGAAGAACTTCCTCAAG GAAGCCAAGCTGACTGACCAGCTGCCTTTAATCATTGTGTGTGATCGCTTTGACTTTGTCCATGATCTGGTGCTGTACCTGTACCGCAACAGCCTGCAGAAATACATTGAAATCTATGTGCAGAAG GTGAACCCAAGCCGTCTGCCAGTCGTCATTGGAGGGTTACTGGATGTAGACTGTGCCGAGGATGTGATTAAGAACCTTATCATGGTGGTGCGAGGACAGTTCTCCACAGATGAATTGGTCGCTGAAGTGGAGAAAAGAAATAG GCTGAAGCTGCTGCTACCTTGGTTGGAGGCTCGTATTCATGAAGGTTGCGAGGAGCCCGCTACCCACAATGCTCTCGCCAAGATCTACAttgacagcaacaacaaccctGAGCGCTTCCTGAGGGAGAACCCCTACTACGACAGCTGTGTGGTCGGCAAGTACTGTGAGAAGAGGGACCCCCACCTGGCCTGTGTGGCCTATGAAAGAGGACAGTGTGACCAGGAACTGATTCAT GTGTGCAATGAGAACTCTCTGTTCAAGAGTCTGTCCCGCTACCTTGTGCGCCGCAAGAACCCTGAGTTGTGGGCGAGTGTGCTGCTGGAGACCAACAACTACAGAAGACCCCTTATTGATCAG gttgTACAGACAGCCTTGTCAGAGACCCAGGATCCAGAGGAGGTGTCTGTCACAGTCAAGGCTTTCATGACTGCTGACCTTCCCAATGAGCTCATCGAGCTGCTGGAGAAGATTGTCCTGGATAACTCTGTCTTCAGCGAGCACAG AAACCTCCAGAATCTGCTCATCCTGACTGCCATCAAAGCTGATCGGACACGTGTGATGGAGTACATCAACCGTCTGGACAACTACGATGCCCCAGACATCGCTAACATCGCCATCAGCAATGAGCTCTTTGAGGAGGCCTTTGCTATTTTCAGAAAATTTGATGTCAACACTTCCGCTGTGCAG GTTTTGATTGAGCACATCGGTAACCTAGACAGGGCTTATGAGTTTGCTGAACGCTGCAATGAGCCACCAGTGTGGAGTCAGCTGGCAAAGGCCCAGCTTCAGAAGGGCCTGGTCAAAGAAGCCATAGACTCCTACATCAAAGCTGATGACCCCTCTGCTTATATGGAAGTGGGACAGGCTGCAGCACAAAGTG GGAACTGGGAGGACCTGGTGAAGTTCCTGCAGATGGCCCGTAAGAAGGCCCGTGAGTCGTATGTTGAAACAGAGTTGATCTTTGCCCTGGCCAAGACCAACCGCCTGGCTGAGCTGGAGGAGTTCATCAATGGACCCAATAATGCTCACATTCAGCAA GTGGGTGACCGCTGCTATGATGACAAGATGTACGATGCAGCTAAACTGCTTTATAACAATGTGTCCAACTTTGGCCGTCTGGCCTCTACTCTGGTCCACCTGGGAGAGTACCAGGCAGCTGTGGACGGAGCCCGAAAGGCCAACAGCACCCGTACCTGGAAGGAG GTGTGTTTTGCGTGTGTAGATGGGAAGGAGTTCCGTCTCGCCCAAATGTGTGGCTTACATATTGTTGTCCACGCCGATGAACTGGAGGAACTCATCAACTACTACCAG GACCGTGGTTACTTTGAGGAGCTGATCACCATGCTGGAGGCCGCTCTCGGTCTGGAGCGTGCACACATGGGTATGTTCACAGAGCTCGCCATCCTCTATTCCAAATTCAAGCCACAGAAGATGAGGGAGCACTTGGAGCTCTTCTGGTCCCGTGTCAACATTCCAAAG GTTCTCAGGGCAGCAGAGCAGGCCCACCTCTGGGCAGAGCTGGTTTTCCTCTATGACAAGTACGAGGAGTACGACAATGCCATCATCACCATGATGAACCACCCAGCTGATGCCTGGAAGGAGGGCCAGTTCAAAGACATTGTCaccaag GTGGCCAATGTGGAGCTATACTACAAAGCCATCCATTTTTATCTGGACTTCAAACCGTTGTTACTGAACGACCTGCTCATCGTCCTCTCCCCAAGACTGGACCACACACGCGCTGTCAACTTCTTCAGCAAG GTGAAGCAGCTGCCTCTGGTAAAACCTTACCTAAGGTCTGTCCAGAATCACAACAACAAGTCAGTGAACGAGGCACTCAACAACCTCTTCATCATTGAGGAAGACTACGCG GCTCTGCGTACTTCCATCGATGCCTATGACAACTTCGACAACATCTCGCTGGCGCAGGGCCTGGAGAAGCACGAGCTGATAGAGTTCAGGAGGATTGCAGCCTACCTTTTCAAGGGCAATAACCGCTGGAAACAGAGCGTAGAGCTCTGCAAGAAGGACAAGCTCTACAAG GATGCCATGCAGTATGCGTCAGAGTCCAAAGACACGGAGCTGGCAGAGGAACTCCTGGCTTGGTTCCTGAATGAAGACAAGAAGGAGTGTTTTGCCGCCTGCCTTTTCACCTGCTATGACCTCCTGCGGCCCGACGTGGTGCTTGAGACTGCCTGGCGACACAACATCATGGACTTCTCCATGCCGTATTTCATCCAGGTCATGAGGGAGTATCTGTCTAAG GAATGGTCCCATCCGTCAGCCAGTGAAATAACCCAGAG GTCGACAAACTTGAAGCCTCCGAGTCCctga
- the LOC118106442 gene encoding clathrin heavy chain 1 isoform X5, translated as MAQILPIRFQEHLQLQNLGINPANIGFSTLTMESDKFICIREKVGEQAQVVIIDLGDPNNPIRRPISADSAIMNPASKVIALKDAAKTLQIFNIEMKSKMKAHTMTDDVTFWKWISLNTVALVTDNAVYHWSMEGDSQPIKVFDRHSSLAGCQIINYRTDAKQKWLLLIGISAQQNRVVGAMQLYSVDRKVSQPIEGHAAGFAQFKMEGNTEESTLFCFAVRGQAGGKLHIIEVGTPPTGNQPFPKKAVDVFFPPEAQNDFPVAMQISSKQDVVFLITKYGYIHLYDLETGTCIYMNRISGETIFVTAPHEPTAGIIGVNRKGQVLSVCVEEENIIPYITNVLQNPDLALRMAVRNNLAGAEELFARKFNTLFAAGNYSEAAKVAANAPKGILRTPDTIRRFQSVPAQPGQTSPLLQYFGILLDQGQLNKFESLELCRPVLQQGRKQLLEKWLKEDKLECSEELGDLVKSVDPTLALSVYLRANVPNKVIQCFAETGQFQKIVLYAKKVGYTPDWIFLLRNVMRISPEQGLQFSQMLVQDEEPLADITQIVDVFMEYNLIQQCTSFLLDALKNNRPMEGPLQTRLLEMNLVHAPQVADAILGNQMFTHYDRAHVAQLCEKAGLLQRALEHYTDLYDIKRAVVHTHLLNPEWLVNFFGSLSVEDSLECLRAMLSANIRQNLQICVQVASKYHEQLSTQSLTELFESFKSFEGLFYFLGSIVNFSQDPEVHFKYIQAACKTGQIKEVERICRESNCYDPERVKNFLKEAKLTDQLPLIIVCDRFDFVHDLVLYLYRNSLQKYIEIYVQKVNPSRLPVVIGGLLDVDCAEDVIKNLIMVVRGQFSTDELVAEVEKRNRLKLLLPWLEARIHEGCEEPATHNALAKIYIDSNNNPERFLRENPYYDSCVVGKYCEKRDPHLACVAYERGQCDQELIHVCNENSLFKSLSRYLVRRKNPELWASVLLETNNYRRPLIDQVVQTALSETQDPEEVSVTVKAFMTADLPNELIELLEKIVLDNSVFSEHRNLQNLLILTAIKADRTRVMEYINRLDNYDAPDIANIAISNELFEEAFAIFRKFDVNTSAVQVLIEHIGNLDRAYEFAERCNEPPVWSQLAKAQLQKGLVKEAIDSYIKADDPSAYMEVGQAAAQSGNWEDLVKFLQMARKKARESYVETELIFALAKTNRLAELEEFINGPNNAHIQQVGDRCYDDKMYDAAKLLYNNVSNFGRLASTLVHLGEYQAAVDGARKANSTRTWKEVCFACVDGKEFRLAQMCGLHIVVHADELEELINYYQDRGYFEELITMLEAALGLERAHMGMFTELAILYSKFKPQKMREHLELFWSRVNIPKVLRAAEQAHLWAELVFLYDKYEEYDNAIITMMNHPADAWKEGQFKDIVTKVANVELYYKAIHFYLDFKPLLLNDLLIVLSPRLDHTRAVNFFSKVKQLPLVKPYLRSVQNHNNKSVNEALNNLFIIEEDYAALRTSIDAYDNFDNISLAQGLEKHELIEFRRIAAYLFKGNNRWKQSVELCKKDKLYKDAMQYASESKDTELAEELLAWFLNEDKKECFAACLFTCYDLLRPDVVLETAWRHNIMDFSMPYFIQVMREYLSKVDAIKEKEWSHPSASEITQRSTNLKPPSP; from the exons ATGGCTCAAATCCTGCCTATCCGCTTCCAGGAGCACCTGCAG CTCCAGAACCTGGGCATCAACCCAGCCAACATTGGATTCAGCACTCTGACCATGGAGTCTGACAAGTTCATCTGCATCAGGGAGAAAGTGGGTGAGCAGGCCCAGGTCGTCATCATAGATCTGGGCGACCCCAACAATCCCATCCGCAGGCCCATCTCTGCAGACAGCGCCATCATGAACCCTGCTAGCAAAGTTATCGCCCTCAAAG ACG CGGCTAAGACCCTGCAGATCTTCAACATTGAGATGAAGAGCAAGATGAAGGCTCACACAATGACAGATGATGTGACCTTCTGGAAATGGATATCCCTCAACACTGTTGCCCTGGTCACAGACAACGCAGTCTACCATTGGAGCATGGAGGGGGACTCTCAGCCAATCAAAGTCTTTGACCGTCACTCTAGCCTGGCTGGCTGCCAGATCATCAACTATCGCACCGACGCAAAACAGAAGTGGCTGCTGCTCATTGGCATTTCAGCACAG CAAAATCGTGTAGTCGGAGCCATGCAGCTATACTCAGTGGACAGGAAGGTGTCTCAGCCCATTGAGGGCCATGCCGCTGGCTTTGCACAGTTCAAGATGGAGGGCAACACTGAAGAGTCAACTCTGTTCTGCTTTGCTGTGCGAGGACAGGCAGGAGGAAAA cTGCATATCATTGAAGTGGGGACTCCACCAACTGGGAACCAGCCATTTCCAAAGAAAGCTGTcgatgttttctttcctccagaaGCTCAGAATGACTTCCCTGTTGCCATGCAG ATCAGCTCAAAGCAAGATGTCGTCTTTCTCATCACCAAATACGGCTACATCCACCTGTACGACCTGGAGACTGGTACTTGCATCTACATGAACAGGATCAGCGGGGAGACCATCTTTGTCACTGCCCCCCATGAGCCCACTGCTGGTATCATAGGAGTCAACAGAAAAGGACAG GTGTTGTCGGTGTGcgtggaggaggaaaacatcATTCCCTACATTACCAATGTGCTCCAGAACCCGGACCTGGCTCTTCGCATGGCTGTCCGCAACAACCTTGCCGGTGCTGAGGAGCTGTTCGCCCGCAAATTCAACACCCTCTTTGCAGCTGGGAATTACTCAGAAGCTGCCAAGGTGGCAGCCAATGCGCCCAAG GGTATCCTGCGAACCCCAGACACTATCCGTCGTTTCCAGAGTGTTCCAGCGCAACCAGGCCAGACATCTCCTCTGCTCCAGTACTTTGGCATCCTGTTGGACCAAGGCCAGCTTAATAAGTTTGAGTCTCTGGAGCTGTGCAGGCCTGTCCTCCAGCAGGGCCGCAAGCAGCTACTAGAGAAATGGCTGAAAGAGGACAAG ctcgAGTGCTCTGAGGAGCTCGGAGACTTGGTGAAGTCTGTCGATCCAACTCTTGCCCTCAGTGTCTACCTCAGAGCCAATGTCCCCAATAAGGTCATTCAATGCTTTGCAGAAACTGGTCAGTTCCAGAAGATTGTCCTCTACGCGAAGAAG GTGGGCTACACTCCAGACTGGATCTTCCTGCTGAGGAACGTAATGCGGATCAGTCCAGAGCAGGGACTTCAGTTCTCCCAGATGCTGGTTCAGGATGAAGAGCCACTTGCTGACATTACACAG ATTGTTGACGTGTTCATGGAGTACAACCTGATCCAGCAGTGCACATCCTTTCTACTAGATGCCCTGAAGAACAACAGACCCATGGAGGGACCACTACAGACACGCCTGCTGGAAATGAATCTGGTCCATGCACCACAG GTTGCAGACGCAATCCTGGGCAATCAGATGTTCACCCACTACGATCGTGCACATGTGGCACAGCTGTGTGAGAAGGCCGGTctcctgcagagggcgctggAGCATTATACTGACCTGTATGACATAAAGCGTGCTGTGgtgcacacacaccttctcaaCCCAGAG tggtTGGTGAATTTCTTTGGCTCCTTGTCAGTGGAGGACTCTCTGGAGTGCCTTAGGGCCATGCTGTCCGCAAACATCCGCCAGAACCTGCAGATCTGTGTGCAAGTGGCCTCCAAGTACCACGAGCAGCTCAGTACTCAGTCCCTCACTGAACTGTTTGAGTCATTCAAGAGCTTTGAGG GTTTGTTCTACTTCTTGGGTTCCATTGTGAACTTCAGCCAGGATCCAGAGGTCCACTTCAAATACATCCAGGCTGCTTGTAAGACAGGCCAGATTAAAGAAGTGGAGAGAATCTGCAGAGAGAGTAACTGCTATGATCCTGAACGTGTGAAGAACTTCCTCAAG GAAGCCAAGCTGACTGACCAGCTGCCTTTAATCATTGTGTGTGATCGCTTTGACTTTGTCCATGATCTGGTGCTGTACCTGTACCGCAACAGCCTGCAGAAATACATTGAAATCTATGTGCAGAAG GTGAACCCAAGCCGTCTGCCAGTCGTCATTGGAGGGTTACTGGATGTAGACTGTGCCGAGGATGTGATTAAGAACCTTATCATGGTGGTGCGAGGACAGTTCTCCACAGATGAATTGGTCGCTGAAGTGGAGAAAAGAAATAG GCTGAAGCTGCTGCTACCTTGGTTGGAGGCTCGTATTCATGAAGGTTGCGAGGAGCCCGCTACCCACAATGCTCTCGCCAAGATCTACAttgacagcaacaacaaccctGAGCGCTTCCTGAGGGAGAACCCCTACTACGACAGCTGTGTGGTCGGCAAGTACTGTGAGAAGAGGGACCCCCACCTGGCCTGTGTGGCCTATGAAAGAGGACAGTGTGACCAGGAACTGATTCAT GTGTGCAATGAGAACTCTCTGTTCAAGAGTCTGTCCCGCTACCTTGTGCGCCGCAAGAACCCTGAGTTGTGGGCGAGTGTGCTGCTGGAGACCAACAACTACAGAAGACCCCTTATTGATCAG gttgTACAGACAGCCTTGTCAGAGACCCAGGATCCAGAGGAGGTGTCTGTCACAGTCAAGGCTTTCATGACTGCTGACCTTCCCAATGAGCTCATCGAGCTGCTGGAGAAGATTGTCCTGGATAACTCTGTCTTCAGCGAGCACAG AAACCTCCAGAATCTGCTCATCCTGACTGCCATCAAAGCTGATCGGACACGTGTGATGGAGTACATCAACCGTCTGGACAACTACGATGCCCCAGACATCGCTAACATCGCCATCAGCAATGAGCTCTTTGAGGAGGCCTTTGCTATTTTCAGAAAATTTGATGTCAACACTTCCGCTGTGCAG GTTTTGATTGAGCACATCGGTAACCTAGACAGGGCTTATGAGTTTGCTGAACGCTGCAATGAGCCACCAGTGTGGAGTCAGCTGGCAAAGGCCCAGCTTCAGAAGGGCCTGGTCAAAGAAGCCATAGACTCCTACATCAAAGCTGATGACCCCTCTGCTTATATGGAAGTGGGACAGGCTGCAGCACAAAGTG GGAACTGGGAGGACCTGGTGAAGTTCCTGCAGATGGCCCGTAAGAAGGCCCGTGAGTCGTATGTTGAAACAGAGTTGATCTTTGCCCTGGCCAAGACCAACCGCCTGGCTGAGCTGGAGGAGTTCATCAATGGACCCAATAATGCTCACATTCAGCAA GTGGGTGACCGCTGCTATGATGACAAGATGTACGATGCAGCTAAACTGCTTTATAACAATGTGTCCAACTTTGGCCGTCTGGCCTCTACTCTGGTCCACCTGGGAGAGTACCAGGCAGCTGTGGACGGAGCCCGAAAGGCCAACAGCACCCGTACCTGGAAGGAG GTGTGTTTTGCGTGTGTAGATGGGAAGGAGTTCCGTCTCGCCCAAATGTGTGGCTTACATATTGTTGTCCACGCCGATGAACTGGAGGAACTCATCAACTACTACCAG GACCGTGGTTACTTTGAGGAGCTGATCACCATGCTGGAGGCCGCTCTCGGTCTGGAGCGTGCACACATGGGTATGTTCACAGAGCTCGCCATCCTCTATTCCAAATTCAAGCCACAGAAGATGAGGGAGCACTTGGAGCTCTTCTGGTCCCGTGTCAACATTCCAAAG GTTCTCAGGGCAGCAGAGCAGGCCCACCTCTGGGCAGAGCTGGTTTTCCTCTATGACAAGTACGAGGAGTACGACAATGCCATCATCACCATGATGAACCACCCAGCTGATGCCTGGAAGGAGGGCCAGTTCAAAGACATTGTCaccaag GTGGCCAATGTGGAGCTATACTACAAAGCCATCCATTTTTATCTGGACTTCAAACCGTTGTTACTGAACGACCTGCTCATCGTCCTCTCCCCAAGACTGGACCACACACGCGCTGTCAACTTCTTCAGCAAG GTGAAGCAGCTGCCTCTGGTAAAACCTTACCTAAGGTCTGTCCAGAATCACAACAACAAGTCAGTGAACGAGGCACTCAACAACCTCTTCATCATTGAGGAAGACTACGCG GCTCTGCGTACTTCCATCGATGCCTATGACAACTTCGACAACATCTCGCTGGCGCAGGGCCTGGAGAAGCACGAGCTGATAGAGTTCAGGAGGATTGCAGCCTACCTTTTCAAGGGCAATAACCGCTGGAAACAGAGCGTAGAGCTCTGCAAGAAGGACAAGCTCTACAAG GATGCCATGCAGTATGCGTCAGAGTCCAAAGACACGGAGCTGGCAGAGGAACTCCTGGCTTGGTTCCTGAATGAAGACAAGAAGGAGTGTTTTGCCGCCTGCCTTTTCACCTGCTATGACCTCCTGCGGCCCGACGTGGTGCTTGAGACTGCCTGGCGACACAACATCATGGACTTCTCCATGCCGTATTTCATCCAGGTCATGAGGGAGTATCTGTCTAAG GTTGATGCGATAAAGGAAAAG GAATGGTCCCATCCGTCAGCCAGTGAAATAACCCAGAG GTCGACAAACTTGAAGCCTCCGAGTCCctga